From Bradyrhizobium symbiodeficiens, the proteins below share one genomic window:
- a CDS encoding AEC family transporter: MMSNAILMALVPVFFVLLLGYAAGKFHVVDNLHVDALNALVMDFALPASLFAATASASRREMIEQVPLFLVLGVTILLLYLAWYFAARSLSKVSRSEASLQALTIGFPNLAGVGLPIMTSVVGPTGTVPVAVALAAGSILISPLTLIIAEMGAAKAHGEELAARQVLTSVRRAITKPVVLAPALGIVFSLSDVSLGALAHASLALIGSSAAGVALFLTGAILSAQSFRLDWTITAATVASDIVRPLLAVAVIRAIPVAPDAAKTAILLAAVPSGFFGILFAVNYRLDSARAGSMVIASTGVSVVTLAIAIAMLFPN; encoded by the coding sequence GTGATGTCCAATGCGATCCTGATGGCGCTGGTGCCGGTCTTCTTCGTTCTGCTTTTGGGGTATGCAGCCGGCAAGTTTCATGTCGTTGACAATCTCCATGTCGATGCTCTCAATGCGCTCGTGATGGACTTTGCGTTGCCGGCCTCGCTGTTCGCCGCGACCGCCTCGGCGTCGCGCCGCGAGATGATCGAGCAGGTCCCGCTTTTCCTGGTGCTCGGCGTGACGATTCTGCTGCTCTACCTCGCCTGGTATTTCGCTGCACGCAGCTTATCCAAGGTGTCCCGGTCGGAGGCGTCATTGCAGGCGCTGACGATCGGCTTTCCGAATCTCGCCGGTGTGGGCCTTCCGATCATGACGTCGGTCGTGGGGCCAACCGGCACCGTCCCGGTTGCCGTTGCGTTGGCGGCGGGCTCGATCCTGATCAGTCCGCTGACGCTAATCATAGCGGAAATGGGCGCCGCCAAGGCGCATGGCGAGGAACTGGCGGCACGGCAGGTCCTGACGTCAGTCCGGCGTGCGATCACCAAGCCGGTGGTGCTGGCGCCCGCGCTTGGCATCGTGTTCTCGTTGTCGGATGTGAGCCTTGGCGCACTGGCCCATGCCAGCCTCGCGCTGATCGGAAGTTCGGCCGCCGGCGTCGCCCTGTTCCTCACCGGAGCCATTCTGTCGGCACAATCGTTTCGGCTGGATTGGACGATCACGGCTGCGACGGTGGCCTCGGACATCGTCCGCCCGCTGCTGGCTGTTGCGGTCATTCGCGCCATTCCGGTCGCCCCGGATGCCGCGAAAACGGCCATTCTGCTCGCCGCGGTACCTTCTGGTTTTTTCGGAATCTTGTTCGCCGTCAACTACCGGCTGGATTCCGCCAGGGCCGGATCCATGGTCATTGCGAGCACCGGAGTCAGCGTCGTGACCCTGGCGATTGCGATCGCAATGCTCTTTCCGAATTAG
- a CDS encoding acyltransferase domain-containing protein, whose protein sequence is MTLAILCSGQGRQHREMFALTGDAPEAAHLFAHAATLLGGRDPRDFVRSEPDEALHRNRASQILCTLQALAAMAALKGAIPHGAINAGYSVGEVAAWGAGVFEATVTLDLVARRAEAMDAATRAGDGLIFVRGLSRGDVDRLCRRFGAAIAIINPGDAFVIGGSRGALNAIAASARATHAAMVVDLPVEVASHTERLVEASAAFREVLRSAQVTFPPAAGARIVSGIDGATVVSAEIGLDKLAAQISQTVQWANCLESCFEAGATTFLELGPGQALSKMVAYIEPGFPARSLDDFRSLEGVRGWIARHLGA, encoded by the coding sequence ATGACACTTGCGATCCTGTGCTCGGGCCAAGGCAGGCAGCACCGGGAGATGTTCGCTCTCACCGGCGATGCACCGGAAGCCGCGCACCTGTTTGCACATGCGGCGACATTGCTGGGGGGCAGGGATCCGCGCGATTTCGTGCGCAGCGAGCCCGATGAGGCCCTGCATCGCAACCGTGCCAGCCAGATCCTGTGTACCTTGCAGGCACTGGCCGCCATGGCTGCGCTCAAGGGTGCCATTCCACATGGCGCCATCAACGCCGGATATAGCGTCGGTGAGGTCGCGGCCTGGGGTGCGGGGGTGTTCGAAGCGACCGTCACGCTCGACCTCGTCGCGCGCCGTGCGGAGGCCATGGACGCCGCCACGCGCGCCGGTGATGGGCTGATCTTCGTGCGCGGACTTTCACGTGGCGACGTCGACCGCCTCTGCAGGCGCTTTGGCGCGGCGATCGCCATCATCAATCCGGGCGACGCCTTCGTGATCGGCGGCAGCCGGGGGGCTTTGAACGCGATCGCAGCAAGCGCGAGGGCAACGCACGCGGCAATGGTCGTCGATCTGCCGGTCGAGGTTGCTTCCCACACTGAACGGCTCGTCGAAGCGTCGGCCGCGTTTCGCGAGGTGTTGCGGTCGGCGCAGGTCACGTTTCCGCCGGCCGCCGGCGCGCGCATCGTGAGCGGTATCGATGGCGCGACGGTCGTCTCCGCCGAGATAGGCCTCGACAAACTCGCCGCGCAGATATCGCAAACCGTGCAATGGGCAAATTGCCTGGAGAGCTGCTTCGAGGCGGGCGCCACGACCTTTCTCGAGCTTGGGCCGGGACAGGCGCTGAGCAAGATGGTTGCGTACATCGAGCCCGGATTTCCGGCGCGCTCACTGGACGATTTCAGGAGTCTTGAGGGCGTCCGCGGTTGGATTGCGCGTCACCTCGGCGCCTAA
- a CDS encoding response regulator transcription factor: protein MAKTPVIAIVDDDEGVRTSLASLVRSIGYEAQAYASGMDFLRQAPGDDPACMIADVQMPVISGDELQARLVAAGRHFPIIFMTAFPSENVRQRVMAAGAHCYLGKPSSGDEIIRCLEEALAGHAP from the coding sequence ATGGCCAAAACCCCGGTGATTGCGATCGTAGACGACGACGAGGGCGTTCGCACCTCGCTTGCGAGCCTCGTGCGCTCGATCGGCTACGAAGCCCAGGCCTACGCATCCGGCATGGACTTCCTGCGGCAGGCACCGGGAGACGATCCCGCGTGCATGATCGCCGACGTCCAGATGCCTGTTATCTCCGGCGATGAGTTGCAGGCCCGGCTGGTTGCCGCCGGCCGCCATTTCCCGATCATCTTCATGACGGCGTTTCCGAGCGAAAACGTGCGCCAGCGTGTGATGGCCGCAGGCGCGCATTGCTATCTCGGCAAGCCCTCCAGCGGTGACGAGATCATTCGCTGCCTCGAAGAGGCGCTGGCAGGCCACGCGCCGTAG
- a CDS encoding response regulator transcription factor: MTRPDQAQPPAQSLNSVVIIVDDDAGIRASLDSLFRSVGLETRLFASPAELLGGALPDRPGCIVLDVRLPGVSGLDLQGQLVRHGIRHPIIFMTGHGDIPMSVRAMKAGAVDFLAKPFRDQDMLDAVTAALERDAQHRAEAATKEDIRAQYETLTAREREVMGHVTAGLMNKQVAALIGLSEITVKIHRGNVMRKMEVRSLADLVRKAEALGVSQTRRTTDQT, from the coding sequence ATGACACGACCAGACCAAGCGCAGCCGCCTGCCCAATCCCTCAATTCGGTCGTCATCATCGTCGATGACGATGCCGGGATCCGCGCTTCGCTCGACAGCCTGTTCCGATCCGTCGGCCTCGAGACGCGCCTGTTCGCCTCGCCCGCCGAACTGCTCGGCGGCGCGCTGCCGGACCGCCCCGGCTGCATCGTGCTGGACGTCCGCCTTCCCGGTGTGAGCGGGCTCGATCTGCAGGGCCAACTCGTCCGGCACGGCATCAGACATCCCATCATCTTCATGACCGGTCATGGCGACATTCCGATGTCGGTGCGTGCCATGAAGGCCGGCGCAGTCGATTTCCTCGCCAAGCCGTTTCGCGACCAGGACATGCTCGACGCGGTGACGGCGGCGCTCGAGCGCGATGCACAGCACCGCGCCGAGGCCGCGACCAAGGAGGACATCCGCGCCCAATACGAGACCCTGACGGCGCGCGAGCGCGAGGTGATGGGCCATGTCACCGCTGGCCTGATGAACAAGCAGGTCGCCGCCCTGATCGGTCTCAGCGAGATCACGGTCAAGATCCACCGCGGGAACGTCATGCGCAAGATGGAGGTCCGGTCGCTGGCCGATCTCGTCCGCAAGGCCGAGGCGCTCGGGGTTTCCCAGACCCGCAGGACTACGGACCAAACCTGA
- a CDS encoding PAS domain-containing sensor histidine kinase translates to MSRAGLRFCSAILAVTVFLVDVLTPLEGAVAVLYVVAILLAAKTNRRDDTIVAAAGCVVLTISAYLLSHDLESIASPLLRLLVSLAAIGITTLLALQNHAATQRLAAQARLLNLSHDMIFARDRGGVITFWNKTAEQAYGWSADEALGQLADKLLRSTYPDRREIIEAGLLDTGRWEGHVQQRTKDGAVLTVDARWALQHDRLGKPVGVLETHTDVTDRVAAHSALVQSEQRYRRMFDASRIGVVEEDWSEVRAALQSLDTAGTGLHDHLVQHPDFVRNARRLAKITDVNPALQKMAGANGASAFIENVDLLLGENDRSFLGALIAFAEREPFYEGETEIVRFDGRKVPVLFTITFPSGPDGDRNVLAFVVDIAERKQAQDALLAAQAELAHAARVATLGELTASIAHEVNQPLAAIVTSGEAGLRWLRREVPNLDEVAATIVQIVAAGRRASEIVARIRTFLKKAPAQQDSIDIAEIIEDAALLVARELANDDVVLTSETEHGLGPIRGDRIQLQQVLVNLLVNAGQAMSGQPGSRTVKLRASTVDRERLAITVQDSGPGVRPEDMPRLFDPFFTTKPGGMGMGLAICRTTVEAHGGQLSVQSTPGAGTTFRLTLPYAQEHQEHPGP, encoded by the coding sequence ATGAGCCGCGCCGGCTTGCGGTTCTGCTCCGCCATCCTCGCCGTGACGGTCTTCCTGGTTGACGTGCTGACGCCGCTCGAGGGAGCGGTCGCCGTGCTCTATGTCGTCGCGATCCTGCTCGCGGCGAAGACCAACCGGCGCGACGACACCATCGTCGCCGCGGCCGGCTGCGTCGTCCTGACGATTTCCGCCTATCTGCTGTCGCACGATCTGGAGAGCATCGCCTCGCCCTTGCTTCGCTTGTTGGTGAGCCTCGCGGCGATCGGGATCACGACTCTGCTGGCGCTGCAAAATCACGCGGCGACGCAGCGCCTCGCAGCGCAGGCGCGCCTGCTCAACCTCTCGCATGACATGATCTTCGCCAGGGATCGCGGCGGCGTAATCACCTTCTGGAACAAGACCGCCGAGCAGGCCTATGGCTGGTCGGCCGACGAGGCGCTCGGACAGCTCGCCGACAAGCTTCTGCGAAGCACATATCCCGACCGGCGCGAGATCATCGAAGCGGGCCTGCTCGACACTGGTCGATGGGAAGGCCACGTGCAGCAGCGAACCAAAGACGGCGCCGTGCTCACCGTCGATGCCCGATGGGCCCTGCAGCACGACCGTCTCGGCAAGCCCGTCGGGGTCCTCGAGACGCACACCGACGTCACCGACCGCGTCGCCGCACACAGCGCGCTGGTGCAGAGCGAGCAGCGGTACCGCCGGATGTTCGACGCCAGCCGGATCGGCGTGGTCGAAGAGGACTGGAGCGAAGTCCGGGCCGCACTGCAGTCGCTGGACACCGCCGGCACCGGCCTGCACGACCATCTGGTGCAACATCCTGATTTCGTCCGGAATGCCCGCCGGCTCGCCAAAATCACCGACGTCAATCCGGCCCTGCAAAAGATGGCAGGGGCAAACGGCGCCTCGGCCTTCATCGAAAATGTGGATCTGCTTCTCGGTGAGAACGACCGGAGTTTCCTCGGCGCCTTGATCGCGTTCGCGGAAAGGGAACCGTTCTACGAAGGCGAGACCGAGATCGTCAGGTTCGACGGACGCAAGGTTCCCGTGCTGTTCACGATCACCTTTCCCTCCGGGCCTGACGGCGATCGCAACGTGCTCGCTTTCGTCGTCGACATCGCCGAGCGCAAGCAGGCGCAGGATGCCCTGCTTGCGGCGCAGGCGGAGCTGGCCCATGCCGCACGCGTCGCCACCCTCGGCGAGCTCACCGCCTCCATTGCCCACGAGGTCAACCAGCCTCTGGCGGCGATCGTCACCAGCGGAGAGGCCGGCCTGCGCTGGCTGCGGCGCGAGGTGCCCAATCTGGACGAGGTCGCGGCCACGATCGTCCAGATCGTCGCGGCAGGCCGCCGCGCCAGCGAGATCGTAGCGCGCATCCGGACCTTCCTGAAGAAGGCGCCCGCCCAGCAGGACAGTATCGATATCGCCGAGATCATCGAGGACGCGGCCCTTCTGGTCGCTAGGGAGCTTGCCAACGACGACGTCGTCCTCACCTCCGAGACCGAGCATGGGCTAGGGCCGATTCGCGGCGACCGTATCCAGCTTCAGCAGGTGCTCGTCAATCTGCTGGTCAATGCCGGCCAGGCCATGTCAGGCCAGCCCGGTTCCCGCACCGTCAAGCTGCGCGCCAGCACCGTCGACCGCGAGCGTCTGGCCATCACGGTTCAGGACAGCGGTCCCGGCGTCCGGCCTGAAGACATGCCCCGCCTGTTTGATCCGTTCTTCACGACGAAACCCGGGGGAATGGGCATGGGACTTGCGATCTGCCGAACGACGGTGGAAGCTCACGGCGGCCAGTTGTCGGTCCAGAGCACGCCCGGCGCGGGGACGACGTTCCGCCTGACACTGCCATACGCCCAAGAACATCAAGAACATCCCGGACCATGA
- a CDS encoding AraC family transcriptional regulator, producing MSLQMSRSQAIKDHDVRAIDISAIDRDPLGLSKFPDRFGEDGATLSFVHLDVALAVETQAADVEPSAVHGPRFRLSAKLLAGQPVESEQAPTAEAADPVMRRLSAALAAAEAAHDAHSAIMADALRLAILTRTFSRQSLRAPAELRPADGVREEDAGRAVRSLQNWRLKRVLQYVDKNLTAKITLQDLAAVAGLSRMHFAAQFRAATGVRPHEYLLRRRIERAQELLKQAEVTLVDIALTVGFQTQAHFTTVFKRFVGDTPYQWRSAYLAQFMPLPRAKAGPS from the coding sequence ATGTCGCTGCAGATGTCACGCTCACAGGCAATCAAGGATCATGACGTTCGCGCGATCGATATCTCGGCGATCGATCGCGATCCGCTCGGGCTGTCGAAATTCCCTGACCGGTTCGGCGAAGACGGAGCGACGCTGTCCTTCGTCCATCTGGATGTCGCCCTGGCAGTCGAGACGCAGGCGGCTGACGTCGAGCCATCTGCCGTTCATGGTCCTCGCTTCCGGCTCTCTGCAAAACTCCTGGCGGGGCAGCCTGTCGAGAGCGAGCAGGCGCCCACAGCGGAAGCCGCCGATCCGGTCATGCGGCGCCTGTCGGCCGCACTCGCGGCGGCCGAAGCCGCGCACGATGCCCATTCGGCGATCATGGCCGATGCCTTGCGGCTCGCGATCCTCACCCGGACGTTCAGCCGGCAGTCGCTTCGCGCACCGGCCGAGCTTCGCCCGGCTGACGGCGTTCGCGAGGAGGACGCGGGCCGGGCCGTGCGGTCGCTGCAAAACTGGCGCCTCAAGCGCGTCCTGCAATATGTCGACAAGAACCTGACCGCCAAGATCACGCTTCAGGACCTGGCGGCCGTGGCCGGGTTGAGCAGGATGCACTTCGCCGCGCAATTCCGCGCCGCCACCGGCGTTCGGCCTCACGAATACCTGCTGAGGCGGCGGATCGAACGCGCCCAGGAGCTGCTCAAGCAGGCTGAAGTCACCTTGGTCGATATCGCCTTGACCGTAGGCTTCCAGACGCAGGCGCATTTCACCACGGTGTTCAAGCGCTTCGTCGGCGATACGCCGTATCAATGGCGGAGCGCCTATCTCGCGCAATTCATGCCGCTGCCGCGCGCAAAGGCAGGCCCGTCATGA
- a CDS encoding TIGR02281 family clan AA aspartic protease translates to MIRFLLVLAMLAGTAGAVVAYGDPDRIARASHKVSHIFRSQTATPAPAVQIPRGQGGEFALRAKINGIAAPMVIDTGATSVVLTWETAKAIGLPLEMLEYDVDLETAGGHTKAARLTLDRLSVGHLVEKSVPALVVQRGQLKTNLLGMSFLDRLESWGVRADKLMLTGYPELHGGRRRPRTAID, encoded by the coding sequence ATGATCCGCTTCCTGCTCGTTCTCGCCATGCTCGCCGGCACGGCAGGCGCAGTCGTCGCCTATGGCGACCCCGATAGGATCGCCCGCGCCAGCCACAAGGTCTCGCACATCTTCCGCAGCCAAACGGCAACGCCCGCCCCCGCCGTACAGATCCCGCGCGGCCAGGGCGGCGAATTCGCGCTGCGTGCGAAGATCAACGGCATCGCCGCGCCGATGGTGATCGATACCGGCGCGACGTCGGTGGTGCTGACCTGGGAAACCGCGAAAGCGATCGGCCTGCCGCTCGAGATGCTCGAATACGATGTCGATCTCGAAACCGCGGGCGGCCATACCAAGGCAGCCCGCCTCACGCTCGACCGTCTCTCCGTCGGCCATCTCGTCGAAAAATCGGTGCCGGCCCTCGTCGTCCAGCGCGGGCAGCTGAAGACCAATCTGCTCGGCATGAGCTTCCTCGACCGCCTGGAGAGCTGGGGCGTGCGCGCCGACAAGCTGATGCTGACCGGCTATCCCGAGCTTCACGGCGGCCGTCGCCGCCCGCGGACGGCGATCGATTAG
- a CDS encoding DUF1289 domain-containing protein: protein MSKETPCVAVCMIDPRTKLCFGCGRTLPEIARWHAMESADRLSVMALLPARMTEAGLAPIAASPKRT from the coding sequence ATGAGCAAAGAAACGCCGTGCGTCGCCGTCTGCATGATCGATCCCAGGACCAAGCTGTGCTTCGGCTGCGGCCGGACCTTGCCCGAGATCGCGCGCTGGCACGCCATGGAAAGCGCGGACCGGCTCTCGGTCATGGCGCTGTTGCCGGCACGCATGACGGAAGCTGGACTGGCGCCGATCGCCGCATCGCCGAAACGCACCTGA
- a CDS encoding sensor histidine kinase yields the protein MSNPAEKPEVVQLPAEPVSAPSASSRRAAAQRVREARDKLTSTSGTRPAFDVEMLRQYAQTRLSASYVVMLLVVATGVLFGLWMQPIPAAAWTAGMLCIHAAMIRSCRRFLTEPASPAATRAWQTRFVVLDLLYGLCWMAILIHPVLDMVTETLMMFLMLLVIAVSSMLAANLPIAALAATAPVAVAMALSFVMTGSLDNYILAALALAAEGYFVLLAHRLHSSTFATLEARAEKDALIGELEQAKAISDEARHRAESANVAKSRFLAQMSHELRTPLNAILGFSEVMKSEIFGAHAVPVYKEYSADIHNSGVHLLNLINEILDLSRIEAGRYELNEEAVSLVGIVADCHHLMKLRASSRGITIHEVFEQAMPRLWADERAIRQVVLNLLSNSIKFTPQGGEIWLKAGWTASGGQYLSVRDSGSGIPEDEIPVVLASFGQGSNSIKSAEQGAGLGLPIAKNLIDLHGGTFTLKSKLRIGTEVIVTFPPERVMSALAPLSDDSPPLQPESSVLPEEKRRPRHKPIMSAGTGS from the coding sequence ATGAGTAACCCCGCTGAAAAGCCTGAGGTAGTACAGCTTCCGGCCGAGCCGGTGAGCGCTCCATCGGCGAGCAGCCGAAGGGCTGCGGCGCAGCGGGTGCGCGAGGCGCGGGACAAGTTAACGTCGACAAGTGGAACCCGGCCGGCCTTCGACGTCGAGATGCTGCGCCAATACGCCCAGACGCGGCTGTCGGCTTCCTATGTCGTAATGCTGCTGGTGGTCGCGACCGGCGTGCTGTTCGGCCTGTGGATGCAGCCGATCCCCGCCGCCGCCTGGACCGCCGGCATGCTCTGCATCCACGCCGCGATGATCCGCAGCTGCCGGCGCTTCCTGACCGAGCCCGCCTCGCCCGCGGCGACCCGGGCATGGCAGACGCGCTTCGTCGTGCTCGACCTGCTCTATGGCCTGTGCTGGATGGCGATCCTGATCCATCCCGTGCTCGACATGGTCACGGAAACGCTGATGATGTTCCTGATGCTGCTGGTGATCGCAGTGTCGAGCATGCTCGCCGCCAATCTGCCGATCGCAGCCCTCGCCGCCACCGCGCCGGTCGCGGTTGCCATGGCGCTGAGCTTCGTGATGACCGGCTCGCTGGACAATTACATCCTGGCCGCGCTCGCGCTCGCCGCCGAAGGCTATTTCGTGCTGCTGGCGCATCGCCTGCACTCCTCCACCTTTGCCACGCTGGAAGCGCGCGCCGAGAAGGACGCGCTGATCGGCGAGCTCGAACAGGCCAAGGCAATCTCCGACGAAGCGCGCCACCGCGCCGAATCCGCCAACGTCGCCAAGTCGCGCTTCCTCGCGCAGATGAGCCACGAGCTGCGCACGCCGCTGAACGCCATCCTCGGTTTCTCCGAGGTCATGAAGAGCGAGATCTTCGGCGCGCATGCGGTGCCGGTCTACAAGGAGTACTCGGCGGACATCCATAATTCCGGCGTGCACCTGCTCAACCTCATCAACGAGATCCTCGATCTGTCGCGGATCGAGGCCGGCCGCTACGAGCTCAATGAGGAAGCGGTGTCGCTGGTCGGCATCGTCGCCGACTGCCATCATCTGATGAAGCTGCGCGCCTCCAGCCGCGGCATCACCATCCACGAAGTGTTCGAGCAGGCCATGCCCCGGCTGTGGGCCGACGAGCGCGCGATCCGCCAGGTCGTGCTCAACCTGCTCTCCAACTCGATCAAGTTCACCCCGCAAGGCGGCGAGATCTGGCTTAAGGCCGGCTGGACCGCCTCGGGTGGACAATATCTCTCGGTGCGGGATTCCGGCTCAGGAATCCCCGAGGACGAGATCCCGGTCGTGCTCGCCTCGTTCGGCCAGGGCTCCAACTCGATCAAGTCCGCCGAACAGGGCGCCGGCCTCGGCCTGCCGATCGCCAAGAATCTGATCGACCTGCATGGCGGCACGTTCACGCTGAAATCGAAGCTGCGCATCGGCACCGAGGTGATCGTCACCTTCCCGCCGGAGCGCGTGATGAGCGCGCTGGCGCCGCTATCGGATGATTCCCCGCCGCTCCAGCCGGAGAGTTCCGTCCTGCCCGAGGAGAAGCGCCGGCCGCGCCACAAGCCGATCATGAGCGCAGGCACAGGCTCTTAA
- the nhaD gene encoding sodium:proton antiporter NhaD: MLSVIAAIFIVAYAAIALEHPLGVNKSASALLGAGLLWTIYALSVGDASLVNHQLDESVASTAQIVFFLIGAMTIVEVIDAHNGFEVITSIIRTTKQTTLMWIIGFVTFFLSAILDNLTTTIVMISLIQKLIGNKSDRLLFASIIVIAANAGGAWTVIGDVTTTMLWIGGQISPVSIMKSVFLPSLVNLLIPLLIIGYSLRGKEIVPPLQGGEQALRVEAFERNLMFYLGLGTLVAVPVFKAVTHLAPFMGILFGLGILWLVGEVVHRHKDEDARRPLTLVHALTRIDMSSIVFFVGILLAVACLEHARVLELLAKWLDATVGRLDIIVILLGLLSAIIDNVPLVAATMGMYNLVQYPPDSFIWEFIAYCAGTGGSILIIGSAAGVAAMGLEKIEFFWYARRIAGPALVGYLAGAMVYIVQHAALH, from the coding sequence TTGCTGAGCGTGATAGCCGCCATTTTCATCGTTGCGTATGCTGCCATCGCGCTCGAACATCCGCTCGGCGTCAACAAGAGCGCTTCGGCTCTCCTGGGAGCCGGTCTGCTCTGGACCATTTACGCGCTGTCCGTCGGCGACGCCTCGCTCGTCAACCACCAGCTCGACGAATCCGTCGCTTCGACCGCGCAAATCGTCTTCTTCCTGATCGGCGCCATGACGATAGTCGAGGTGATCGACGCCCACAACGGCTTCGAAGTCATCACCTCGATCATCCGCACCACGAAGCAGACCACGCTGATGTGGATCATCGGCTTCGTCACGTTCTTCCTGAGCGCGATCCTCGACAATCTGACGACGACCATCGTGATGATCTCGCTGATCCAGAAGCTGATCGGCAACAAGAGCGATCGCCTGCTGTTCGCCTCCATCATCGTCATCGCGGCCAATGCCGGCGGCGCCTGGACCGTGATCGGCGACGTCACGACGACGATGCTCTGGATCGGGGGGCAGATCTCTCCCGTCAGCATCATGAAGTCGGTGTTCCTGCCGTCGCTGGTCAACCTTCTGATCCCGCTGCTCATCATCGGCTATTCGCTCAGGGGAAAAGAGATCGTCCCTCCGCTGCAAGGGGGAGAGCAGGCCCTCAGGGTCGAGGCGTTCGAGCGCAATCTGATGTTCTATCTCGGCCTCGGCACCCTGGTTGCGGTTCCGGTTTTCAAGGCCGTGACGCACCTTGCGCCCTTCATGGGTATTCTTTTCGGGCTGGGCATCCTCTGGCTGGTCGGCGAGGTCGTTCACCGCCACAAGGACGAGGACGCGCGCCGTCCCCTCACCCTCGTCCATGCGCTGACGCGCATCGACATGAGTTCCATCGTTTTCTTCGTCGGCATCCTCTTGGCCGTCGCGTGTCTGGAGCATGCTCGCGTGCTGGAACTGTTGGCGAAATGGCTCGACGCCACGGTCGGGCGTCTCGACATCATCGTCATCCTGCTCGGCCTCCTGAGCGCCATCATCGACAACGTACCACTCGTCGCGGCAACGATGGGCATGTACAATCTGGTGCAATATCCGCCCGACAGCTTCATCTGGGAGTTCATCGCCTATTGCGCCGGCACCGGCGGCTCGATCCTGATCATCGGCTCGGCCGCGGGCGTTGCCGCCATGGGCCTCGAGAAGATCGAGTTCTTCTGGTACGCCCGCCGCATCGCAGGCCCCGCGCTGGTGGGATATCTGGCTGGAGCGATGGTCTACATCGTGCAGCACGCGGCGCTGCACTGA
- a CDS encoding NAD(P)-dependent oxidoreductase, with amino-acid sequence MAKVAFLGLGVMGYPMAGHLVKKGGHEVTVYNRTAAKAKEWADKFGGKTAPTPKAAAEGQDFVMCCVGNDNDLRAVTIGADGAFAGMKKGATFVDHTTASAEVARELDAAATKAGFKFIDAPVSGGQAGAENGVLTVMCGGAEGAYAGAEPIITGAYARMCKLLGPAGSGQLTKMVNQICIAGLVQGLSEGIHFAKKSGLDVAAVIETISKGAAQSWQMENRYKTMNEEKYDFGFAVEWMRKDLSIAIAEARRNGANLPVTALVDQFYSEVEKMGGKRWDTSSLLARLQR; translated from the coding sequence ATGGCTAAAGTCGCTTTCCTCGGTCTCGGCGTCATGGGCTACCCCATGGCCGGACACCTCGTGAAAAAAGGGGGCCATGAGGTCACCGTTTACAACCGCACCGCGGCCAAGGCGAAGGAATGGGCGGACAAGTTCGGCGGCAAGACCGCCCCGACCCCGAAGGCCGCCGCCGAAGGCCAGGATTTCGTGATGTGCTGCGTCGGCAACGACAACGATCTGCGCGCGGTCACGATCGGCGCCGACGGCGCCTTCGCCGGCATGAAGAAGGGTGCGACCTTCGTCGATCACACCACCGCCTCCGCCGAAGTCGCGCGTGAGCTGGATGCAGCCGCGACCAAGGCCGGCTTCAAGTTCATCGACGCGCCGGTCTCCGGCGGCCAGGCCGGCGCCGAGAACGGCGTTCTGACGGTGATGTGCGGCGGCGCCGAGGGCGCCTATGCCGGCGCCGAGCCGATCATCACGGGCGCCTATGCGCGGATGTGCAAACTGCTCGGGCCCGCGGGAAGCGGCCAGCTGACCAAGATGGTCAACCAGATCTGCATCGCCGGCCTGGTGCAGGGTCTCTCCGAAGGTATCCACTTCGCCAAGAAGAGCGGCCTCGACGTCGCCGCGGTGATCGAGACCATCTCCAAGGGTGCGGCGCAGTCCTGGCAGATGGAAAATCGCTACAAGACCATGAACGAGGAGAAGTACGATTTCGGCTTCGCTGTCGAATGGATGCGCAAGGACCTCTCGATCGCGATCGCCGAAGCCCGCCGCAACGGCGCCAACCTGCCTGTCACCGCGCTGGTCGATCAGTTCTATTCCGAGGTCGAGAAGATGGGCGGCAAGCGCTGGGATACGTCGAGCCTGCTGGCGCGTCTGCAACGCTGA
- a CDS encoding VOC family protein produces MGGVSVGVLDHFNIRTRNLAETVRFYEDVLGLEKGARPNFAFPGAWMYSEGKAVVHLVDISATAEPQKPDSGVVHHVAFVSRGFDGMKQRLASRDMKFESRQVPGGDLWQIFVNDPNGVMIELNYEAATEQGAAPAEKADDIGRQ; encoded by the coding sequence ATGGGCGGCGTGAGCGTTGGCGTCCTCGATCATTTCAACATCCGGACCCGGAATCTGGCCGAGACGGTCCGCTTCTACGAGGATGTGCTGGGCCTCGAAAAAGGCGCCCGGCCGAATTTCGCCTTCCCCGGTGCCTGGATGTACAGCGAGGGCAAGGCGGTGGTGCACCTCGTCGATATTTCCGCGACCGCCGAGCCGCAAAAGCCGGATTCCGGCGTTGTCCATCATGTCGCCTTCGTCAGTCGCGGCTTCGACGGCATGAAGCAGCGGCTGGCATCCAGGGACATGAAGTTCGAGTCCCGCCAGGTGCCCGGCGGCGACCTCTGGCAGATCTTCGTCAACGACCCCAACGGGGTCATGATCGAGCTGAATTACGAGGCCGCCACGGAGCAGGGGGCTGCGCCGGCCGAGAAGGCGGACGATATCGGCAGGCAGTAG